DNA sequence from the Salvia splendens isolate huo1 chromosome 19, SspV2, whole genome shotgun sequence genome:
GGAAAACAACATTGCAGAATGGAAACATTGAAATTAATCTTCAGGAATCGACAAACAATTCCAACTTAGCTTGATTTTCCTGATCAATTACATCAAGATAGACCGGATCGACGAAAACGCGGCTGTCGACGTGGACCTTGAATCCGTGGTTCCACCAGAGCACCTTGGCGGTGCCACTGATGTCGACAGTGGAGTCTACCATCTCCCGCCGCCCCACGTCCGCCACGAACTTCTTCGCGTGCTGCACCAGCTGGAGCCCTCTCAGCCGGGCAGGCAGCCGCAGCAGCTGGCAAGACCGCGGCGGCTGCGACCCGGCCTCCACGGGGGAGATGCTCGAGAGGGAGATTGCCATTTTAGACGTGAGGGAGAGAACAAACCGAGTAATTTGATCccatatttaaatttcataatgtaatttacgaaaataccctttgcctattttatattattaaaataaataatatttgttccattaagatgtgtggctgagatttgttctctagttatacacttaagattagttatatcttgatcactatcatatatatatatatatatatatatatatatatatatatatatatatatatatatagggtcctgttaggttgagattttttagcttaattgagaaatgagatgcaatctcagccactaatccacaagattaacgacatgtcaacagctatcacattatgtcaacacgggggtataagtgtcatttcgtgttttaatgtgtcggattgttgacatggcttgtatgtctagttgacatgacttataattgttgttgacatggtttctatgtgcagttgacatggttgtacgtgtagttgacatgacttgtaacacagttgacatggcttgtacgtgtagttgacacgatatgtaccgtagttgacatgacatgtcAATATTTTATACAATCTCATCTACCAAATTGGTATTTTATGGATATGTCTTACGAAGCTCAAGGTATGTTCTCATGCTAATTCCACAAATGTCAGCAAAAAACATCCCATAATGTATTCATAAATTTCAGAGAAATGTCACTAGCAACGCAAATGTCAATATGTCAACAGACCTCCAAAGGCACCTACAAAATGTCATCCTAAATTTTCATCTTCAATTCACAATGTCAACAAACCAGCATCTCCTACATTTCAACATGTCAACAGCAAATGTCTACAACTGAAGTTTCAGTATAATGTCAACAGCAAATTTGTTCACCCAAAAACCAACAGCCAATGCCGCAgattttcaacaaataaacaaCATCCGAGAAACGCCGCAGAGACAGATTTTCATGGGATTTAGGGATTTAACATTGAAAGATGTGGAAGACTTGTTCTGTTGTTCACAATAGAAGGCCACAAATTCGACGTACTCGCCGCCGCCGCGCAGCGCGCAATCCAAATTAGCGCCGCCGAGGAGTATAAGGCAAAATTCGCCGCATCAGGAACATGATCGGCCGCTGCAGCCGCAGCTGCCGGAGGAATTCAGGAGGGCGATCGAGGAGATGGCGCGCGGGAAGGAGCTGACGGCGCCGGCGACGCTGGTGATTCAGAAGGAGCTGTTCCGCACCGACGTGAGCAAAAACCACAACCGCCTCTCGATCCCGGCGAGCCAGATCAGCGACGGCTTCCTGACGGAGAAGGAGCGGCGCCGCCTCAGGGCGAGGAGGAAGGGCCGCGTGGACGTGAGGGTCGTGGATCTGCGTCGGTGATTTGGGAAGGAGAGGGAGAACACAAGCTGAACAACCCattttaaacatgaaattaccattccgcccttttataattaattaatctaaaaatatttttcatgtggcaaattctggatcactcattaataaaaatgagtggctaatattgcatctcatttctcaattagcctaaaaaatctcaattgatcatggacctatatatatatatatatatatataaaaattataaagtttaaATTGGCTTAGAACAGagaactttaaaaaaaattggctcACTAGTTGAGATAGAAGAGTGATTAGGGTAGACGAAGTGGAGAGACGAGAGAGAAGGATAACAATGGGAGAGAGAAATTATACCTTAGCTAACTGGCTATAGCACAGGGAATAAGATGAAATTGTCACTTATGATGAAATTTAATAAATCAAtcttaaatttgtaaaattaaataaaccaATGGTAGTGAAATGAATTATAAAgtataatgataatgataacgATATGTAAAGGTAAAACTATAGCCATAGTTTTAATTACTTaagatattaaataaaattacactGATGAAAATTGAATCTTAGAACAAGATATAGTATAGCctggagtattttttaataataaggATATTGACATGGCGACAATATGTTGAAAaatcatttcaattttttgaaCTGTAAACCAAACCAAATTTCCAAACCATATAAACCAAAAAATATGTTTCATCCGATTTAGTTTCCACTAAATTACAGTTTAGATCCAATTGTAAACATTCCAAATTCTCAGTGTAATTATTCGTTTATAATATGCCCCTGAGATTGTAACTTTTGTTATTTTGTGCGTATTTATAAATAAGTTATTTTATACTGGAGTATGTTCTATGAAAGTGTGTAACATTctaaaattcttattttaaaaatgatttatacTGGAGTAATGATACGGACCCTGTTCCGGAGCCGCAACAGCCGGCTAGCGAGGGACCGGCACCGGCGATAGAACCAGCTCGAGAAGCACCAACGACGGGGGAGAAGGACATGCACACGTCGATCGCGACGACCAAAGCAAGGAGGAACCGACGTCCGCCCGTCTTGTTCGGTGAttactgttagggttttgtatactagaaatcacctttcgagtgattggatactgtaaaactctaatggttattttccaataaatgcaacagattatttttgtcataatgttgttatgttttacatttaatggttgtttattgcatatttaaatgtataagcaaacgtaacaaagtctaagtctttgttttagtagaccggttgtgggcgtcgtccaatttaaggtaacacggtcactctaaacaaagaaaaataagaatttcacaacctagataggcctagactacctatcgcgaaaggttgcaatgtcagtccgattatttctaaaccttattgaaataagatgacgttggtgtggtatagcactgaatggatctaacagcaagacgagtctttatgctatctactgaaagacgaggtcttgagaattaatttcttaatcaatgtacgttagcattgagcatacgatattgagtatccactactttgacttaccaaaggtgcgggtttttcgtaacccaacgatccaggtatattgggtagtggtgatcattatctagaggtgctaggattgctattatgttgaaacgtgcgcgaggagagtctcgtttgataacatccacaagaggagatcgaaacgaggttttattattcggaacctagctagttggagtttgattactctatgaataataaataagagtttcttgctaagtccactcttggaattcgaaatatgttaattaattaagtctatagcagacattaattaattaatggatttttccatcttaagcgcgggaaataaatcaaatacaattaaaggaaacccggaatacttgtaatttcggatttgaaaGGCAGtacaatattacttc
Encoded proteins:
- the LOC121779129 gene encoding B3 domain-containing protein At2g24670-like, which codes for MSTTEVSKATNSTYSPPPRSAQSKLAPPRSIRQNSPHQEHDRPLQPQLPEEFRRAIEEMARGKELTAPATLVIQKELFRTDVSKNHNRLSIPASQISDGFLTEKERRRLRARRKGRVDVRVVDLRR